In one window of Henckelia pumila isolate YLH828 chromosome 1, ASM3356847v2, whole genome shotgun sequence DNA:
- the LOC140889034 gene encoding mediator of RNA polymerase II transcription subunit 10b-like isoform X2: protein MKIRRGYGAAARVFTKTCKPSNSISMDSSSQTTASAAAFSGGGNGTMIQLSNDASPMESYAAATTTTTVAAAGIPTVDPKQNLTQVINSIQKTLGILHQLYLNVSSFNVASQLALLQRMNNLVLELDNMTRLAKNCNIQVPMDVLNLIDDGKNPDKFAQDMLNGCIAKNQIIKGKKDSLKSLLGPCRLHGS, encoded by the exons atgaaAATTCGGAGAGGGTATGGAGCTGCAGCTCGTGTATTTACGAAAACCTGCAAACCATCCAATTCGATAAGCATGGACTCTTCTTCCCAGACCACCGCATCAGCGGCAGCTTTTTCCGGCGGCGGGAACGGTACAATGATTCAACTATCGAACGATGCGTCTCCCATGGAATCTTATGCCGccgccaccaccaccaccaccgtcGCCGCGGCAGGAATCCCTACGGTCGATCCTAAACAAAATTTAACTCAAGTCATTAATTCGATCCAAAAAACCCTAGGCATTCTACATCAACTCTACCTCAACGTTTCTTCTTTTAATGTCGCCTCCCAACTCGCCCTCCTCCAACGCAT GAATAACTTGGTGTTGGAGCTGGACAATATGACGAGATTAGCCAAAAACTGCAACATTCAGGTGCCCATGGATGTTCTGAA TTTGATCGATGATGGGAAGAATCCAGATAAATTCGCACAGGATATGTTGAACGGTTGCATTGCCAAGAATCAGATCATTAAAGGGAAAAAGGATTCCCTTAAG TCTCTTCTTGGCCCATGTCGTCTTCACGGCTCGTGA
- the LOC140889046 gene encoding homeobox-leucine zipper protein HOX6-like translates to MSTTKRSKNNRKRFSDEQIKSLETMFDAESRPELRLKMNLANKLGLQPRQVAIWFQNKRARSKSKHIENEYSMLKTKFDGLSSQFDILRKENQSLLIQLQKLRSVAGEKDDGVQGNYKDRTKIATSANPEILRAHNDELFTPSCYDAGKTVDYMKETDFLDMANVAQDSLTSPDGCSFDSCTFLDEPGYSSQWWDF, encoded by the exons ATGTCGACTACTAAGAGGAGCAAAAACAACAGGAAACGATTTAGTGATGAACAGATAAAGTCTTTGGAGACGATGTTCGACGCTGAATCGAGACCGGAGCTACGCCTGAAAATGAACTTGGCTAACAAGCTTGGGTTGCAGCCTAGACAAGTTGCCATTTGGTTCCAGAACAAAAGGGCCAGATCAAAATCCAAGCATATCGAGAACGAATACTCCATGCTTAAAACCAAGTTCGATGGCTTGTCTTCCCAGTTTGATATTCTCAGGAAAGAGAATCAATCACTCCTCATCCAG CTGCAGAAGCTTAGAAGTGTGGCTGGCGAAAAAGACGATGGGGTGCAAGGCAATTACAAGGATCGCACGAAGATAGCAACTTCTGCAAACCCCGAAATTCTACGAGCTCACAACGACGAGCTTTTCACGCCCTCGTGTTATGATGCAGGCAAAACTGTCGATTACATGAAGGAGACTGATTTTCTGGACATGGCTAATGTTGCACAAGATTCGTTGACATCACCGGATGGATGCAGCTTCGACTCTTGTACGTTTCTTGATGAACCTGGCTACAGCTCACAGTGGTGGGACTTTTAG
- the LOC140889034 gene encoding mediator of RNA polymerase II transcription subunit 10b-like isoform X1 — protein MKIRRGYGAAARVFTKTCKPSNSISMDSSSQTTASAAAFSGGGNGTMIQLSNDASPMESYAAATTTTTVAAAGIPTVDPKQNLTQVINSIQKTLGILHQLYLNVSSFNVASQLALLQRMNNLVLELDNMTRLAKNCNIQVPMDVLNLIDDGKNPDKFAQDMLNGCIAKNQIIKGKKDSLKALRRHLLEELDQTFPDEVEAYREIRTASAMESKRLEQALRSLPNGDVKVKAET, from the exons atgaaAATTCGGAGAGGGTATGGAGCTGCAGCTCGTGTATTTACGAAAACCTGCAAACCATCCAATTCGATAAGCATGGACTCTTCTTCCCAGACCACCGCATCAGCGGCAGCTTTTTCCGGCGGCGGGAACGGTACAATGATTCAACTATCGAACGATGCGTCTCCCATGGAATCTTATGCCGccgccaccaccaccaccaccgtcGCCGCGGCAGGAATCCCTACGGTCGATCCTAAACAAAATTTAACTCAAGTCATTAATTCGATCCAAAAAACCCTAGGCATTCTACATCAACTCTACCTCAACGTTTCTTCTTTTAATGTCGCCTCCCAACTCGCCCTCCTCCAACGCAT GAATAACTTGGTGTTGGAGCTGGACAATATGACGAGATTAGCCAAAAACTGCAACATTCAGGTGCCCATGGATGTTCTGAA TTTGATCGATGATGGGAAGAATCCAGATAAATTCGCACAGGATATGTTGAACGGTTGCATTGCCAAGAATCAGATCATTAAAGGGAAAAAGGATTCCCTTAAG GCATTGCGAAGGCATCTGCTTGAGGAACTGGACCAGACATTTCCTGATGAAGTTGAAGCTTATAGGGAGATACGCACAGCATCTGCCATG GAGTCCAAACGATTAGAGCAAGCACTTAGAAGTTTACCAAACGGAGATGTGAAAGTGAAGGCAGAGACTTGA